In Bacillus sp. DX3.1, the following proteins share a genomic window:
- a CDS encoding lipoate--protein ligase, which translates to MLFIDNKGITDPTINLAIEEYCVKNLDINETYLLFYINEPSIIIGKNQNTVEEINADYVKEKGIHVVRRLSGGGAVYHDLGNLNFSFITKDDGDSFHNFKKFTEPVTKALGKLGVNAELSGRNDILAEGRKISGNAQFSTKSRMFSHGTLLFDSEIDHVVSALKVKMDKIQSKGIKSIRSRVANITEFLNEKMTTEEFKQLLLATIFEGATEVPTYELTEEDWKEIHKISEERYRNWDWNYGKSPKFNLQHSHRFPVGQVDVRLEVTKGTVTECKVYGDFFGVEDVHDIEERLTGIQFDKEAFSTVLEDVDVKRYFGNITKEDFLTLFF; encoded by the coding sequence ATGTTATTTATTGACAATAAAGGAATTACAGATCCTACAATTAATTTAGCAATTGAAGAATACTGTGTGAAAAATTTAGATATTAATGAGACGTACTTATTGTTCTATATTAATGAGCCTTCCATTATCATTGGGAAAAATCAAAATACGGTGGAAGAAATTAATGCAGACTATGTAAAAGAAAAAGGCATTCATGTCGTAAGACGTTTGTCTGGCGGCGGTGCTGTGTATCATGATTTAGGAAACTTAAATTTTAGTTTTATTACGAAAGATGATGGAGATAGTTTTCATAACTTTAAAAAGTTCACAGAACCTGTTACAAAAGCACTTGGGAAATTAGGTGTAAATGCAGAGTTAAGTGGTCGTAATGATATTTTAGCTGAAGGTAGAAAAATTTCAGGTAACGCACAGTTTTCCACGAAAAGTCGTATGTTCAGCCACGGTACATTATTATTTGACTCTGAAATTGATCACGTTGTCTCTGCATTAAAAGTGAAAATGGATAAGATTCAATCAAAAGGAATTAAATCAATCCGTAGCCGCGTTGCAAACATTACAGAATTTTTAAATGAAAAAATGACGACGGAAGAATTTAAACAGCTTCTTCTTGCAACGATTTTCGAAGGAGCAACAGAAGTTCCAACGTATGAGTTAACAGAAGAAGATTGGAAAGAAATTCACAAAATTTCTGAAGAGCGCTACCGTAATTGGGATTGGAACTACGGTAAGTCTCCGAAATTCAACTTACAGCATTCCCACCGTTTCCCAGTTGGACAAGTTGATGTTCGTTTAGAAGTGACAAAAGGAACGGTAACAGAGTGCAAAGTATACGGTGATTTCTTCGGCGTAGAAGATGTTCATGATATTGAAGAACGTTTAACAGGGATACAATTCGATAAAGAAGCATTTTCTACAGTGTTAGAAGATGTAGATGTAAAACGCTACTTTGGTAATATAACAAAAGAAGATTTCTTAACTTTATTCTTTTAA
- the yhfH gene encoding protein YhfH, whose product MIDQPMEFFRNLPTKTCAHCGKEIDEQHEAYHNKCDDCVHEE is encoded by the coding sequence ATGATAGATCAACCAATGGAATTTTTCAGAAATTTACCGACGAAAACTTGTGCACATTGCGGGAAGGAAATTGATGAACAGCACGAAGCATATCATAATAAATGTGACGATTGCGTTCACGAAGAATAG
- a CDS encoding carboxymuconolactone decarboxylase family protein, giving the protein MSQRISYYDVAPDGMKIMMDMEKYTKKSTINRITRELIKIRVSQINGCAFCIDMHTSDARKIGETEQRIYCLNAWNECDFYTPEEKVALELSEHITLIPTKRVPEDLYKRVREHYDEKQYVDLVLIINQINSWNRISIAMGNTATKK; this is encoded by the coding sequence ATGAGTCAAAGAATTTCCTACTATGATGTTGCACCTGATGGCATGAAAATTATGATGGATATGGAGAAGTACACTAAGAAGTCTACAATTAATCGAATTACTAGAGAACTTATAAAGATTAGAGTCTCTCAAATTAACGGTTGTGCTTTCTGCATAGATATGCATACATCCGATGCTCGTAAGATAGGTGAAACCGAACAACGAATTTATTGCTTGAATGCTTGGAATGAATGTGATTTTTATACACCTGAAGAGAAAGTTGCTCTTGAACTATCTGAGCATATTACTCTAATTCCTACTAAAAGAGTTCCTGAAGACCTATATAAGCGAGTACGTGAACACTATGACGAGAAACAATATGTTGACCTTGTTCTGATAATCAATCAAATCAACAGTTGGAATAGAATTTCTATTGCCATGGGGAATACAGCAACTAAAAAATAA
- a CDS encoding DinB family protein: MNTKIMLEKFESLAMYYVNELEKYSLKQFTEKPSEDEWSLGQMYNHLLSSAYMQLGAIKTCTTESATVDGKKTEMGEKVYGMGAFPPIQIKLPNRPGYTPNNPTNKEEIKQALLQLIEQMKEVELTLSSSPSNHKVEHPGLGYLNAVEWFQLIYMHFAHHLRQKERLEEVLPIK, encoded by the coding sequence ATGAACACAAAAATAATGTTAGAGAAGTTTGAGAGCTTAGCAATGTATTACGTTAACGAGTTAGAAAAGTACTCCCTCAAACAATTTACAGAAAAACCTTCCGAAGATGAATGGTCTCTAGGACAAATGTATAATCATTTACTTTCATCTGCATATATGCAGTTAGGTGCCATTAAGACATGTACAACTGAATCTGCAACTGTAGATGGTAAGAAAACAGAAATGGGTGAAAAAGTATATGGGATGGGCGCTTTTCCTCCAATACAAATAAAATTACCTAATCGCCCTGGATACACACCAAACAATCCAACCAATAAAGAAGAAATAAAACAAGCCTTGCTACAGTTGATTGAACAAATGAAAGAAGTTGAACTCACGCTATCTTCTTCTCCAAGCAATCATAAAGTGGAGCACCCTGGGCTCGGTTATTTAAACGCTGTGGAATGGTTTCAGCTAATTTATATGCACTTTGCACATCATCTTCGTCAAAAGGAAAGGTTGGAGGAAGTGCTCCCGATCAAATAA
- a CDS encoding MBL fold metallo-hydrolase, which produces MKMTVVGFWGGFPEAGEATSGYLFEYDGFRLLVDCGSGVLAQLQKYITPSDIDAVLLSHYHHDHVADIGVLQYARLITSAIKGQLRELPIYGHGFDEKGFASLTHEPYTKGIVYNPEETLQIGPFSISFLKTVHPVICYAMRITAGNEAIVYSADSSYIPEFIPFTKNADLFICECNMYAHQEAAKAGHMNSTEVAGIAKNANVKELLLTHLPHAGNTADLVEEAKQIFGGRITLAHSGYVWNS; this is translated from the coding sequence ATGAAAATGACAGTTGTTGGCTTTTGGGGCGGCTTTCCAGAAGCGGGAGAAGCAACGTCGGGGTATTTGTTTGAATACGATGGTTTTCGTTTACTTGTTGACTGTGGCAGTGGTGTACTAGCACAGCTTCAAAAATATATAACACCATCTGATATAGATGCAGTTCTGTTATCACATTATCATCACGATCATGTTGCAGATATTGGGGTGCTGCAATATGCTCGATTAATTACAAGTGCTATAAAAGGGCAATTACGAGAATTGCCGATTTACGGACATGGATTTGACGAGAAAGGGTTCGCATCTTTAACACATGAACCGTATACGAAAGGAATTGTATATAATCCAGAAGAAACACTTCAAATCGGTCCGTTTTCTATTTCATTTTTAAAAACAGTACATCCTGTTATATGCTATGCGATGCGTATTACCGCAGGGAATGAAGCGATTGTATATAGTGCAGATTCTAGCTATATTCCTGAGTTTATTCCGTTTACAAAAAACGCAGATTTATTCATTTGTGAGTGCAACATGTATGCACATCAAGAAGCTGCAAAAGCAGGGCATATGAATAGTACAGAAGTAGCGGGTATTGCAAAGAATGCAAATGTAAAGGAACTCTTGTTAACGCATCTGCCGCACGCAGGAAACACAGCTGATTTAGTAGAAGAAGCAAAACAAATTTTCGGCGGCCGCATTACGCTTGCGCATAGCGGTTACGTTTGGAATTCATGA
- a CDS encoding TetR/AcrR family transcriptional regulator, whose translation MAVDRKRAIIEAATKSFSAFGYKATTMDQVAKLANVGKGTIYTFFKNKEELFGEIISNLITEMKQVAKEAIRSDVSFFENVHKALYSILEFRKEHQLMIKLIQEERDMGTKEVQDVMHQVDGEIVSVIQSYLEIAIEKGEISKCDPEITAFIMLRLYVSLIFDWEKNHEPLEKERIAELFELYLLKGLSN comes from the coding sequence GTGGCGGTTGATCGAAAACGAGCAATTATTGAAGCTGCGACAAAATCTTTTTCAGCATTTGGTTATAAGGCAACGACAATGGATCAAGTTGCAAAATTAGCGAATGTAGGAAAAGGAACAATTTATACTTTTTTCAAAAATAAAGAAGAACTGTTTGGGGAAATTATTTCTAACTTAATTACAGAAATGAAGCAAGTTGCAAAAGAAGCAATTCGTTCAGACGTTTCATTTTTTGAAAATGTACATAAAGCATTATACAGCATCTTAGAATTTCGAAAAGAACATCAGCTTATGATTAAACTCATTCAAGAAGAGCGAGATATGGGAACAAAAGAAGTGCAAGATGTGATGCATCAAGTTGATGGTGAAATTGTTTCCGTTATTCAGTCTTATTTAGAGATTGCAATTGAAAAAGGTGAGATTAGTAAATGCGATCCGGAAATTACCGCATTTATTATGCTACGTTTATACGTATCACTTATCTTTGATTGGGAAAAAAATCATGAACCGCTAGAAAAAGAGCGGATCGCAGAACTTTTTGAACTTTATTTATTAAAAGGATTGTCAAATTAA
- a CDS encoding DUF6359 domain-containing protein, with protein MDVKKIAIIFLSLALMVSFTGIVAKAEESGTLSVNEAIQLFQNHGTSKGIVEGYIVGYTQSPSKYTKDPAKFGDTNVAIADSPNEINPDKIMPVQLPKGEVRTAVNVKDHPENIGKKVRLTGTLELYFSSPGLKSVTAYKFQDETENRVSDVVASPNGGEIAKGTAVTLTTDTAQAEIYYTLDGSAPTNKSIRYNEPIVLNENSVITAIGVKEGLESSPVSTFSFTVVKYEPIRIHDIQGKSHVSPYNEKEVRNVEGIVTALDKNGFYMQDPQPDHDPATSEGIYVYQKGATVAVGDLVQVDGEVEEYIGAGYAERFETDLAITEIKANRVAVTAKSQQLPEAIVLGEKGLKIPDQTIDNDAFSIFDPEEDAIDFYESVEGMLVTTPTPTIVAPQKNGNLYVTVANGGNKVTTKYGTPLLEENQLNPERLSLKVSRDYVAKVGDTFTGDITGVVGYDYGAYRISPTTELPVVADGGFKQTGANIQPRLGKLTVATYNIENFSANKKQTSDEKVKELAYSIKYNLKMPDIIGVQEMQDNNGTIDDGTTDASLSAKRIIDAVQEIHGPEYKYVEIAPQNNQDGGAPGANIRVGFFYNASRVKLADKPKLLENNVVRIGQDNSLFDSTRKPLAAEFTFQGQNIVVVSNHLNSKIGDATPFGKIQPLVLKSEEKRIQLAQEVNGFVKGIQKRDTNAPVVVLGDMNDFEFSKPLQALKGDTMQDMLETVSKENRYTYIHEGNAQVLDHILVTNNIAPHTIVDPVHLNSNIMKEHGRVSDHDPVLAQIDLKKAS; from the coding sequence ATGGATGTGAAGAAGATAGCAATTATTTTTTTGTCATTGGCACTGATGGTTTCGTTTACAGGGATAGTGGCCAAGGCGGAAGAAAGCGGTACACTGTCAGTAAATGAAGCGATTCAACTGTTTCAAAATCATGGGACAAGCAAAGGGATTGTAGAGGGGTATATTGTTGGATATACACAAAGTCCTTCTAAGTATACGAAAGATCCAGCAAAGTTTGGAGATACGAATGTCGCGATTGCAGATTCTCCAAATGAGATAAATCCAGATAAGATTATGCCTGTTCAATTGCCAAAAGGTGAAGTGCGAACGGCAGTCAATGTGAAAGATCATCCCGAAAATATCGGGAAGAAGGTTCGTTTAACTGGTACGCTTGAATTGTATTTTAGTAGCCCGGGCTTAAAATCAGTTACAGCATACAAATTCCAAGATGAAACGGAAAATCGTGTTAGTGATGTAGTCGCGTCACCAAACGGAGGGGAAATTGCGAAAGGAACAGCGGTCACATTAACAACAGATACGGCACAAGCAGAAATCTATTATACGTTAGATGGATCGGCTCCAACGAATAAAAGTATTCGTTATAATGAACCGATTGTTTTAAATGAAAATAGTGTCATTACAGCGATTGGTGTAAAAGAAGGGCTTGAATCGTCACCTGTGTCTACCTTCTCATTTACAGTTGTAAAATATGAGCCAATTCGTATTCATGATATTCAAGGGAAATCTCATGTGTCTCCTTATAATGAGAAGGAAGTACGAAATGTAGAAGGTATTGTAACAGCGTTAGACAAAAATGGTTTTTATATGCAAGATCCACAGCCTGATCATGATCCTGCAACATCAGAAGGTATTTATGTATACCAGAAAGGTGCCACTGTTGCGGTAGGAGATCTTGTTCAAGTTGATGGAGAAGTAGAAGAATACATTGGAGCTGGATATGCTGAGCGATTTGAAACAGATCTAGCTATTACGGAAATTAAAGCAAACCGTGTTGCAGTAACAGCGAAAAGCCAACAGCTACCAGAAGCGATTGTATTAGGGGAAAAAGGTTTGAAAATACCAGATCAAACCATTGATAATGATGCGTTTAGTATATTTGATCCAGAGGAAGATGCAATTGACTTTTATGAAAGTGTAGAAGGAATGCTCGTAACAACACCGACACCAACGATTGTTGCACCGCAGAAAAATGGAAATCTATATGTAACGGTTGCAAATGGTGGGAATAAAGTAACAACGAAATATGGAACACCGTTGCTGGAGGAAAATCAATTAAATCCAGAACGTCTGTCTTTAAAAGTCTCGCGTGACTATGTGGCAAAGGTTGGGGATACGTTTACTGGAGATATAACAGGTGTAGTCGGATATGATTACGGTGCGTATCGTATTTCTCCAACGACAGAGCTACCAGTTGTAGCAGATGGTGGATTTAAACAAACTGGTGCAAATATTCAGCCGCGTCTAGGAAAACTAACAGTAGCTACATATAACATCGAAAACTTCTCAGCGAATAAAAAGCAAACATCGGATGAAAAAGTAAAAGAGCTTGCTTATTCTATTAAATATAACTTAAAGATGCCTGATATTATTGGTGTACAAGAAATGCAAGATAATAATGGAACAATCGATGATGGAACAACGGATGCTTCTTTAAGTGCAAAGCGAATTATTGATGCCGTGCAAGAAATTCATGGACCTGAATATAAATATGTAGAAATTGCACCACAAAATAATCAAGATGGCGGAGCGCCGGGAGCGAATATTCGCGTGGGCTTTTTCTATAATGCATCACGTGTGAAACTAGCGGATAAACCAAAATTACTTGAAAATAACGTTGTACGCATCGGTCAAGATAATTCATTATTTGATAGTACGCGTAAACCGTTAGCTGCTGAATTTACATTCCAAGGACAAAACATTGTCGTTGTTTCGAATCACTTAAATTCAAAAATAGGGGATGCAACACCGTTTGGAAAAATTCAACCGCTTGTATTAAAAAGCGAAGAAAAACGAATCCAGCTTGCACAAGAAGTGAATGGTTTTGTAAAAGGTATTCAAAAACGAGATACAAATGCACCTGTTGTTGTACTTGGCGATATGAATGACTTTGAATTCTCTAAACCACTGCAAGCATTAAAAGGTGATACAATGCAAGATATGTTAGAAACGGTTTCTAAAGAAAATCGTTACACATATATTCATGAAGGCAATGCACAAGTATTAGACCATATTTTAGTTACGAATAATATTGCGCCGCATACAATTGTCGATCCTGTACACTTAAACTCAAACATTATGAAAGAACACGGTCGTGTAAGTGATCATGATCCAGTATTAGCTCAAATCGATTTGAAAAAAGCTTCTTAA
- a CDS encoding LacI family DNA-binding transcriptional regulator: protein MSTIEDVAKLAGLSRTTVSRVINNHPYVSDEKKKRVQLAMKHLGFVPNSAARRLRKQKTETIAVLVPRITNPFFSRFIEAIEIAASDHKYKLIICQTRYLPEKEMEYLQLLSTKQVDGIILCSLENPWEEVEPYLQHGPIVLCNEYIEEANIPTVKFDHAQGAYIAAKHVLEQGYRNLIFCHGRETKVVSQQRKMGFLRAITEKSKQVETIDFLENAFSWDDGKRMFHEILIDKKNPTAILAGGDEVAAGIIAEAKRHDWSIPDDLAVVGFDNQILSQITEPGITTIEQPIDEMARKVVDLMMDKIHTKNYRKKELYEFELELLVKGSTMKNTMLLA from the coding sequence GTGTCAACGATCGAGGACGTGGCGAAATTAGCGGGGTTATCAAGAACAACGGTTTCTCGGGTGATTAACAACCATCCGTATGTATCAGACGAGAAGAAAAAGAGAGTACAATTAGCGATGAAGCATCTTGGTTTTGTACCAAATTCTGCAGCGAGAAGACTTCGTAAACAGAAAACAGAAACAATTGCGGTGCTTGTTCCAAGGATTACAAATCCTTTTTTCAGTAGATTTATTGAAGCGATTGAGATTGCGGCTTCTGATCATAAATATAAACTGATTATTTGTCAAACGAGATATTTACCAGAAAAAGAAATGGAGTACTTACAGTTGTTATCAACGAAGCAAGTGGATGGGATTATTTTGTGTTCACTTGAGAATCCATGGGAAGAAGTAGAACCATATTTACAGCACGGTCCAATCGTGTTATGTAATGAATATATTGAGGAAGCAAATATTCCAACGGTGAAATTTGATCATGCACAAGGGGCTTACATAGCTGCAAAACATGTGTTAGAACAAGGGTATCGCAACCTTATTTTTTGCCATGGAAGAGAAACAAAAGTAGTGAGCCAGCAGCGTAAAATGGGATTTTTACGTGCAATTACAGAAAAAAGTAAACAAGTTGAAACGATAGATTTTCTTGAAAACGCTTTCTCTTGGGATGATGGAAAAAGAATGTTTCATGAAATATTAATAGACAAAAAAAATCCTACCGCTATTTTGGCAGGAGGAGATGAAGTAGCAGCAGGAATAATCGCAGAAGCAAAACGTCACGACTGGAGCATTCCTGATGATTTAGCTGTTGTTGGCTTCGATAATCAAATTTTATCGCAAATTACAGAGCCAGGTATTACGACAATTGAACAGCCAATTGATGAAATGGCCCGAAAAGTTGTCGATTTGATGATGGATAAAATCCATACGAAAAATTATAGAAAAAAAGAATTGTATGAGTTTGAATTGGAGCTCTTAGTGAAAGGGTCAACGATGAAAAACACGATGTTACTAGCCTAG
- a CDS encoding YhgE/Pip domain-containing protein: MRGFTLLGKEFKEIITSKKILIPIIAVLFVPLLYAGMFLWAFWDPYEQLDDLPVAVVNLDKGVVYDGKPLEVGQGLVDKLKDNKSFKWEFVSEKTAKEGMENQKYYMLVRIPKDFSDNATTLLKDHPKPLNLEYIPNESLNFLSSQIGGTAIEKIKGEVSNTLTKTYAEKMFDSIRDVSQGFVDATDGANKLHDGAGELHDGSGQVTDGLHTLQGKSGEMKNGVGQLLDGSGKVTNGLNTLNGKTGEMQIGVGKLLDGSGKVTNGLNVLASKSQAGIGELSNGSSQIYQNLQVLASKSLVFDNGLQKASDGSAKLAIGLGQIYDGQNELTGGAQNIQNGIDELHDGLKKSSDGVTMMQNKLPELTKGTEDFSSKASEFAQGVSKWQEKANELSEGSKKTVTGAQNIDAGLVALKEQIKNLPDGETKQQLQATVEQLSAGSKELATGTKTVMLGVQGLAGKSDEIQGSATKLAGGAKTIHAGQVALQTSVDTLQDGQKALVAGAGKLADGQQLFMTGFQTLGTKLGEAQKGATELNKGVNLLATGSPQLVDGVNKLTTGAGKLDGGLEKLSSELNSGVSQLADGSNQVTGGLGTLSTGANQMAGGVGQLADGSNQVTTGLGKMSDGSGQLIDGVNKLADGSGKVTDGLVKVNDGSGELAEKLGEGAEKTGEVKGNDKTYNMFADPVKVQTEKLAEVPNYGTGFTPYFLSLGLFVGALLLSIVFPLRETVGVPKSGFSWFISKFGVLLTVGIIQAIVADLVLLLGLGVEVQSVPYFILFSILTSLSFITLIQFLVTAFSDAGRFIAILTLILQLTTSAGTFPLELIPKPLQIFNAWLPMTYSVSGYKAVVSSGDFSFMWQNAGILMIFIVLLSLGTIGTLTWMHKRQYGKFAEEQ, encoded by the coding sequence ATGAGAGGTTTTACACTGCTTGGTAAGGAATTTAAAGAGATTATAACAAGCAAAAAAATCTTAATTCCAATTATTGCAGTATTATTTGTACCGCTCTTATATGCTGGTATGTTCTTATGGGCGTTTTGGGATCCATATGAGCAGTTAGACGATTTACCAGTTGCGGTCGTCAATCTTGACAAAGGTGTAGTTTATGATGGAAAGCCACTGGAAGTCGGTCAAGGATTAGTCGATAAATTAAAGGATAATAAGAGCTTTAAATGGGAATTTGTAAGTGAAAAAACAGCAAAAGAAGGAATGGAAAATCAAAAATACTACATGTTGGTTCGTATTCCAAAAGATTTCTCCGATAATGCAACAACGCTGTTAAAAGATCATCCAAAACCATTAAATTTAGAATATATTCCAAATGAAAGCTTAAACTTCTTATCTTCACAAATCGGTGGAACAGCTATTGAAAAGATCAAAGGTGAAGTATCTAATACGTTAACAAAAACGTATGCAGAAAAAATGTTTGATTCCATAAGAGATGTTTCACAAGGATTTGTTGATGCAACAGATGGAGCAAATAAACTACATGACGGAGCTGGAGAATTACACGATGGATCCGGTCAAGTAACAGATGGTTTGCATACATTGCAAGGGAAATCTGGCGAGATGAAGAATGGTGTTGGCCAGCTATTAGATGGATCTGGTAAAGTAACGAATGGTTTAAATACGTTAAATGGAAAAACCGGTGAAATGCAGATCGGAGTCGGGAAATTATTAGATGGCTCAGGCAAAGTAACGAATGGTTTAAATGTATTAGCGAGCAAATCGCAAGCTGGTATTGGGGAACTTTCAAATGGTTCTTCGCAAATTTATCAAAACTTACAAGTGTTAGCTAGTAAGTCGTTAGTATTTGATAATGGTTTACAAAAGGCTTCTGATGGATCAGCTAAACTAGCAATAGGGCTTGGTCAAATTTACGATGGACAAAACGAGTTAACTGGTGGAGCGCAAAATATTCAAAATGGTATCGATGAGTTACACGATGGTTTAAAAAAATCATCAGATGGTGTAACAATGATGCAAAATAAATTACCGGAATTAACAAAAGGGACTGAGGACTTCAGTTCAAAGGCTTCTGAATTTGCCCAAGGTGTATCAAAATGGCAGGAAAAAGCAAATGAGCTAAGCGAAGGTTCTAAAAAAACAGTAACAGGTGCTCAAAATATTGATGCAGGTTTAGTGGCTTTAAAAGAACAAATTAAAAATTTACCTGATGGAGAAACAAAACAGCAGTTACAAGCCACTGTAGAACAGCTAAGTGCAGGTAGCAAAGAATTAGCAACAGGTACTAAAACAGTTATGTTGGGCGTACAAGGACTTGCTGGGAAATCTGATGAAATTCAAGGTAGTGCTACAAAACTTGCTGGTGGTGCAAAAACTATACATGCTGGTCAAGTAGCACTGCAAACCAGTGTTGATACATTACAAGATGGTCAAAAGGCACTTGTAGCAGGTGCTGGCAAACTAGCGGATGGGCAGCAATTATTTATGACAGGTTTCCAAACACTTGGGACAAAGTTAGGAGAGGCACAAAAAGGTGCTACTGAATTAAATAAAGGTGTTAATCTACTAGCAACAGGTAGTCCGCAATTAGTTGATGGAGTTAATAAATTGACAACGGGTGCTGGCAAGCTCGATGGAGGGTTAGAGAAATTATCATCTGAGTTGAATAGTGGAGTAAGCCAATTAGCAGATGGCTCAAATCAAGTAACAGGTGGACTAGGTACACTATCTACCGGAGCAAACCAAATGGCAGGAGGAGTCGGACAGCTGGCAGACGGTTCTAATCAAGTAACCACTGGTTTAGGCAAAATGTCAGATGGCTCTGGACAATTAATCGACGGAGTAAACAAACTAGCAGACGGTTCTGGGAAAGTAACAGACGGTTTAGTGAAAGTAAATGATGGATCTGGTGAACTTGCTGAAAAACTTGGCGAGGGTGCTGAGAAAACAGGCGAAGTAAAAGGTAATGACAAAACATATAACATGTTTGCAGATCCAGTGAAAGTACAAACTGAGAAACTAGCAGAAGTTCCAAACTACGGAACAGGATTTACACCTTACTTCTTATCTCTTGGTTTATTCGTTGGGGCACTTCTACTATCTATTGTGTTCCCATTACGTGAAACTGTAGGTGTACCAAAATCAGGATTTAGTTGGTTTATTAGTAAATTTGGTGTTTTATTAACAGTTGGTATTATTCAAGCAATCGTTGCTGATTTAGTATTACTGTTAGGTTTAGGTGTTGAAGTACAGAGTGTTCCATATTTCATTCTGTTTAGTATTTTGACAAGTTTATCATTTATTACGTTAATTCAGTTCTTAGTAACTGCTTTCAGCGATGCAGGACGTTTTATTGCGATCTTAACATTAATTCTGCAATTAACAACAAGTGCAGGTACATTCCCACTTGAGTTAATTCCAAAACCATTACAAATCTTTAATGCGTGGTTACCAATGACATATTCTGTATCAGGATATAAAGCAGTTGTATCAAGCGGAGACTTCAGCTTTATGTGGCAAAATGCAGGTATTTTAATGATCTTTATTGTTCTGTTATCACTTGGAACAATTGGAACATTAACTTGGATGCATAAGCGTCAGTATGGAAAATTTGCAGAAGAGCAATAA
- a CDS encoding YafY family protein: MNRTDRLLSILIELQRKQIVTAKSLAEKFETCKRTIYRDMQALSESGVPIFSMPGQGYSLMDGYFLPPIQLKAEEAVTLLLGSDYVEQSLDSTYSVHAHSAKEKLEAILSSEQQKKVKELRETFRFLSGSFSHQTFDPEQLEEKLSLLQESIQQQQCVSFSYRKPNQDQAGPTNRTVNPYGLVNISGIWYMVAHCLLRQQLRHFRLERMRHLRQEQDFFQKPEDFYLPDYQPNNDRTLRIHLLFPQSISHKVIESHYFYIDTYEQKEDGFHVFLKARQIEDVFPWVLSWGSYVKVLQPTALFKRIQEEAKKMLNV, from the coding sequence ATGAATCGAACAGATCGCTTACTTTCTATTCTTATAGAATTACAGAGAAAGCAGATTGTTACAGCCAAAAGCTTAGCTGAAAAATTTGAAACGTGCAAAAGAACGATATACCGAGATATGCAAGCATTAAGTGAATCTGGTGTCCCAATATTCTCTATGCCAGGACAAGGCTATTCATTAATGGATGGATATTTCTTACCCCCTATTCAACTAAAAGCAGAAGAAGCCGTTACTCTTTTATTAGGAAGTGATTATGTAGAACAAAGCCTTGACTCGACCTATTCTGTACACGCTCATTCTGCCAAAGAAAAGCTGGAAGCAATTCTTTCTTCTGAACAGCAGAAAAAAGTCAAGGAACTACGGGAAACATTCCGTTTTCTCTCAGGATCTTTTTCTCATCAAACCTTTGATCCAGAGCAGTTAGAAGAAAAACTTTCTCTATTACAAGAGTCCATTCAACAACAGCAATGTGTTTCCTTTTCTTATCGAAAACCAAATCAAGATCAAGCTGGGCCAACAAATCGCACCGTCAACCCATATGGTTTAGTCAACATATCAGGAATTTGGTACATGGTCGCCCACTGTCTTCTTCGGCAACAACTACGCCATTTCCGTTTAGAGCGAATGCGTCACTTACGACAAGAGCAAGACTTCTTTCAAAAACCAGAAGACTTCTATTTGCCAGACTATCAACCAAATAATGACCGTACCTTACGTATTCATCTGTTGTTTCCACAGTCTATTTCTCATAAAGTCATTGAATCACACTATTTTTACATAGATACATATGAACAAAAAGAAGATGGATTTCATGTTTTTTTGAAGGCAAGACAAATAGAGGATGTATTCCCATGGGTACTAAGCTGGGGAAGTTATGTAAAAGTGTTACAACCAACCGCTCTTTTCAAAAGGATTCAAGAAGAGGCTAAAAAAATGTTAAACGTATAA